In the Fundulus heteroclitus isolate FHET01 chromosome 23, MU-UCD_Fhet_4.1, whole genome shotgun sequence genome, AGCCAGAACAGAAGTGGTTTACATTAGTAGCTAAATTAATAACTTATATTACTGTACAACAATGAAAGGAATTGCTTGATTTACAATTCCAGCTCATTTTATACTACAGAAAGGGACTTTCTGGAGATATTAAATGTAAgtcaacaaaatatttaatcatatcagtttgtttttcatttaatgcTTGGATCAAATTTCCTCAGCAGAATGGCACTAAAACTACCAGTAATatcctttttagattttattttcttgtcatttGGTTGGAAACTgagtgctttttgttttctttacatcATTTACCaaagctttctgtttttcttttttttaacaccttaaaataggaagaaaaatgttggttctttagaaattaaaaattcCCTATGGTATCTATTTATCAAATTATAAGTTGTCATTTTTCATTGCTCTGAACAAGTTTTATTCAGCTGGACtaaagtggagggaaaaaataatttttttatggtAAAGGTTGCAGACTCCTGCTATTAATCCACGTTTATCAACCACTGATTCAGCAGAAATTTCACAGTTCTATTTGattaacaaaaatttaaaagtttGACAGAAAAACATATCCGtgattaaatcaataaataccCTTTCAACTAActtaaaaaattgtttaaattgaaAATATGTCTAGTAAGTATTAAAACAGACTGGGTCTTAATACATTTCTACTTCAAACTATCAACTGAAATCCAtccaaataaagcaaaataaaaaataaatacatttagtatgcaaacagtttgttttaaaagtacTCTGACTGGATCTACCCTGTGTAATCCTCACACACCCTAAGACTGAAAATACTCTGGCTGTCTTGATGTCTGCTGGTATCAGTTTCGACCTGGAGAAAGGTGTTTTATTGCTTGAATTAAGGTGGATTTCAGCACTTTGTTTAGACCTTTCTGGTCCTGTCTGGGCGGGGCCTGTCATTTTTTCCCGTCTTTACGCACACCTGGATTCCGGAAGCGCTCGCACGTCAGTAGGAGAGGCTGGTATTGTTCGGAGGAATGGCTCAGGAATCCTGCCCGACTTGATCGGTGATCTCCGCATGTCTATAAATGCGTCTCAGCAGACGGGCGGCCACAGTTGAAAGCCTTCACCTCTTGCGTAAGGATCACTTAAACACAACtgagatttatttattctttttattacaCTGTTTACAACTTGACGACCATGTCAGGAAACTCGAGTATTTTGCCCAGTGAGGAGGCCTTCGAGGACTTCAAGAAGCAATGTTTGACCGGCGAGGACTGGCacaaaaaatatgacaaaaatggGATGCAAGTGTGGGTCGAGCTGCCTGCGAATAAGACGAACAACGCGCCCAAAGTGCACAAAATCAAGGTGAGTCGGTTAAATGGTTGATATGGCAGGATGTTCGGTGCCACCTGCGTTAAGCGTGAACTCTGTTGGCTGAAGATGTTGCTTAGTTCTACTGCAGACTGATGATGCCAGACTTATTCTACTATATTAGGAGCTTGGAGGTCATTATCTGAAACATACCAGGAACTTATTTAGAACTTACATAGAACATAAACGTAACTTTCAGAGAATTTTAATAGAACTTATCAAGAACTGTCACAGAACCAACCTGTTCCTTTCACATAGCTTTCATATAACTTATCAGGAACTTTCACAGAACCTTTACCTGTACTTTGTTGGAACTTTCAAAGAACTTATCAAAAACTTTCACAGAACGTTTCCCTGTATCCATCATGGAACTTTCAAAGAACTTATCAAGAACTTTCACAGAACCTTTACCTCAACTTTTTTGGAACTTTCAAAGAACTTATTAGAACTTTCTTGGAACTTATCAAGAACTTTCTTGGAACTTTCAAATAACTTATCAAGATCTTTAACAGAACCTACCTGTTCCTTTCACATAGCTTTCATATAACTTATCAGGAACTTTCACAGAACGATTACCTGTACTTTGTTGGAACTTTCAAAGAACTTATCAAAAACTTTTACAGAACGTCTCCATGTACCCATCATGGACCTTCCACAGAACTTTTACCTGAACTTTCTTGGTACTTTCAAAGAACGTATCAAGAACTTTCACAAAACATTTACCTGTACCCATCATGGAACTTTCAAAGAACTTTCACAGAACCTTTACCTGTACTTTCTTGGAACTTTCTTGGAACTTATCAAGAACTTTCAAAGAATCTACCTGTAGCTTTCATGGAACTTTGATAGAACCCAAACTTTAACAGAATTTTCGCTTAACGTTTATAGAGCTTACCAGGACCTGTCACTAAACTTAGCTGCTATTTCCATAAATGTTCATGTACATTTCACGtaactttaataaaacataTCTGATATTACATTTAACTGTCATAGAACCTGCCTTGGATTTCTACGGTActtgcttgttgttttttttagcatccCAAGTTACATGTAAGTCCAATAATGGTTACAGGTAGTTTACATAAAAGGGTATCATATGTTCAAATGACTGTTCtactaaaaattaaattaaaggcATGTAGTAGGCCACTTTTGTGTCTACGTTTTTAGTACCTGGTAAGTTCCATGAAAGTCGCAGGTTGTTTTTCTGAAAGGTACAGGTAAGTAACGCAATAGATATAATAAGAGATTACCTTCTGGAATTTGCCTATTCTTTAACGTTCCAGAAAAGTACAGGCGGTGATGTGTAgatctttggggggggggggatattaaCATGGCATTTATTGCGCAACTATTCAGAGTGATCAAGTACCTGCAACAGTACTTAATTATATTGACGTCTTAGTAATGTTTGTACACTCATGCACTGCTCTGTTCCATTGCTGCTTTGTGAGTCAAAGGTTTGGAAACCAGCGTTCTAAGTTTAATAACCTTTTGTTCCTGTTTCAGTGTAAAATGGCCATCAATGATGTGTCGGCCGCCACCATGTACGACGTCATTCACGACGGTCAGTACCGTAAGCTCTGGGATCCCAACATGCTGGAGAGTTACGACGTTGCCCGGCTTGCCGACAATGCCGATGTGGGCTACTACTCCTGTAAGTACTCCCGTCTGCTTACTTTCCAGTTCTATCCCTGTTTCTGTATCTCCTTATTTATAATCTCTAGCTCTAACCTCCTCTGTGGAACATCTTCATCAATCCTTCAACATTAATCCTTCAACAAACCTGTTGATCCTGTTTTCACTTTCCCATGAAGGCTGAGCGGCTTCTTCTCGAACCTGCCGTATTTATTGTCACAACACGTGGATCTGGAGCTGTTAGCAGTGATACATTAATGGAaacgtgtttttgtttttttactttttctcgtCCATCTGCAGGGCTTTGTCCAAAACCCATAAAGAACAGAGATGTGGTGACTCTGCGTTCATGGCGGGTGACGAACGATGAGTACATCATCATTAATTTCTCCGTCAAATACCCAGtaagcctcctcctcctccagagaATAACATGGCAAcctttttgaatatttttgttgcACTAATAATCACATGTCTGTTAATTGCTTAAACTAGCTAgctctttttaatatttttttttttttgtggctcgCTTACAGAAAATCCCTCCTCGCAGCAATCTTGTGAGAGCAGTGTCCGTCCTGACCGGTTATTTCATCAAAGCCACAGGACCAGAGAGCTGCACTTTCATTTA is a window encoding:
- the stard14 gene encoding START domain containing 14 — encoded protein: MRLSRRAATVESLHLLRNSSILPSEEAFEDFKKQCLTGEDWHKKYDKNGMQVWVELPANKTNNAPKVHKIKCKMAINDVSAATMYDVIHDGQYRKLWDPNMLESYDVARLADNADVGYYSWLCPKPIKNRDVVTLRSWRVTNDEYIIINFSVKYPKIPPRSNLVRAVSVLTGYFIKATGPESCTFIYLSQADPKGSLPKWVVNKASEVLAPRVMKSVHRAGKDYPAWKEKNSPDMKPWLNPKQSTLPMMDPTELSLQRADSLENVDETSKCDAQESEDSS